A section of the Humulus lupulus chromosome 2, drHumLupu1.1, whole genome shotgun sequence genome encodes:
- the LOC133815068 gene encoding serine/threonine-protein kinase BSK5-like, with product MPHETLAKHLFPRDAQPMKWPMRLRVALHLTQALEYCSSKGRALYHDLNAYRVLFDQDGNPRLSCFVLMKNSRDGKSYGTNIAFTPSEYLRTGIFVCLNRVTPESVVYCFGTLLLDLLSGKHIPPSHAIDLIRGKNFLMLMDSALEGNFSNDDGIELGRLASRCLQYEARERPNAKSLVTSFMSLQKETESYYKHLTIGDSDNVLVKDETRFWEMKRVEMDYANNDILGKAVEKSLSSILASLAVLFIV from the exons ATGCCCCATGAAACTCTCGCTAAGCATCTTTTTCCCC GGGATGCTCAACCAATGAAATGGCCCATGAGATTGAGGGTGGCTTTGCATCTGACACAAGCTCTAGAGTACTGTAGCAGCAAAGGGCGTGCATTGTATCATGATCTCAATGCCTATAGGGTTTTATTTGATCAG GATGGCAATCCCAGACTATCTTGCTTTGTCCTCATGAAGAATAGCAGGGACGGCAAGAGTTACGGTACAAACATAGCATTCACTCCTTCGGAGTACCTGAGAACTGGTATTTTTGTTTGCTTGAATAG AGTGACACCAGAAAGTGTGGTTTACTGCTTTGGAACGTTGTTGCTGGATCTTCTGAGTGGAAAGCATATACCCCCTAGTCAT GCAATTGATCTAATTCGTGGCAAGAATTTTCTGATGCTTATGGATTCTGCTCTAGAGGGTAATTTTTCAAATGATGATGGAATTGAACTTGGGCGTTTAGCTTCCCGCTGTTTGCAGTATGAAGCACGTGAGAGGCCAAATGCAAAGTCTCTTGTCACTTCTTTCATGTCTCTTCAGAAAGAAACAGAG AGTTACTATAAGCACTTAACAATTGGTGATTCCGACAATGTTTTGGTAAAAGATGAAA CCAg attttggGAGATGAAAAGAGTGGAAATGGATTATGCAAACAATGATATTCTCGGCAAAGCAGTTGAGAAGAGTCTTAGCAGCATTCTAGCAA